A single window of Mugil cephalus isolate CIBA_MC_2020 chromosome 1, CIBA_Mcephalus_1.1, whole genome shotgun sequence DNA harbors:
- the ptpn11b gene encoding tyrosine-protein phosphatase non-receptor type 11b isoform X3: MVRWFHPNITGIEAEQLLLTRGVHGSFLARPSKSNPGDFTLSVRRNDEVTHIKIQNSGDYYDLYGGEKFATLAELVQYYTEQQDLLRERNGHVIELKYPLNCKDPTSERWYHGHLSGRDAEKLLTDKGKAGSFLVRESQSKPGDFVLSVLTNEEKHENLDRKTKVTHVMIRYQQDGKYDVGGGERFDTLADLVDHYKKNPMVEKSGIVVHLKQPFNATRINAANIENRVRELNKVADNSEKPKQGFWEEFEVLQQQECKLLYPRKEGQKPENKSKNRYKNILPFDTTRVEISEMDPDVPGSDYINANYIRSMHEDGRHVEEGKVFIATQGCLQNTVNDFWKMVYQENTHVIVMTTKEMERGRNKCVRYWPDLHTTREFGKVLVRNVDERPAQDYILRKLEVTRLDRKEPLRIIWHYQYLSWPDHGVPNEPGGVLWFLQEVNRTQSTIPETGPIVVHCSAGIGRTGTIIVIDILIDIINRQGLDCDIDIPKTIQRVRQQRSGMVQTEAQYKFIYMAVQQYIDTVQKRLEEEQRSKMKEREYSNIKYPQMTNSRSKPSMASSRSSSVMTNDDSSSVYENINFKSPQTSFSSNTRR, encoded by the exons gCGTAACGATGAGGTGACCCACATTAAGATCCAGAACTCAGGTGACTATTATGACCTGTACGGAGGCGAGAAGTTTGCCACGCTCGCTGAGCTGGTGCAGTATTACACCGAACAACAGGATCTACTGCGCGAGAGGAACGGCCATGTCATCGAGCTCAAGTATCCACTCAACTGCAAAGACCCCACCTCTGAGAG GTGGTACCATGGACACCTCTCTGGGCGAGATGCAGAGAAACTGCTCACCGACAAAGGGAAAGCCGGCAGCTTTCTGGTACGAGAGAGCCAGAGTAAACCAGGAGACTTTGTCCTCTCAGTTCTCACCAATGAGGAGAAACATGAGAATCTGGACCGCAAGACCAAAGTCACCCATGTCATGATACGCTACCAG caggacGGTAAGTACGATGTGGGCGGTGGAGAGAGGTTCGACACTCTGGCTGACCTAGTGGATCACTACAAGAAGAACCCCATGGTGGAAAAGAGTGGAATCGTAGTGCACCTCAAACAG CCCTTCAATGCCACAAGAATAAATGCTGCCAACATTGAGAACCGGGTACGAGAGCTCAACAAAGTAGCAGACAACTCTGAGAAGCCCAAACAAGGATTCTGGGAAGAATTTGAG GTACTTCAGCAGCAGGAGTGTAAACTGCTGTATCCCCGGAAAGAAGGCCAGAAGCCAGAAAACAAGAGCAAAAACAGATACAAGAATATCCTCCCCT ttgaCACAACACGTGTTGAAATCAGCGAAATGGATCCAGATGTTCCTGGTTCAGACTACATCAATGCCAACTACATCAGA AGTATGCATGAAGATGGACGGCATGTGGAGGAGGGCAAAGTCTTTATTGCCACCCAAGGGTGCCTACAGAATACAGTCAATGACTTCTGGAAGATGGTTTATCAAGAGAATACACATGTCATCGTCATGACCACAAAGGAGATGGAGCGAGGAAGG AATAAATGTGTCCGCTACTGGCCAGACCTTCACACCACTAGGGAATTTGGGAAGGTGCTGGTGAGGAACGTGGACGAACGGCCAGCACAAGACTACATCCTGAGGAAACTGGAAGTGACACGACTGGACCGG aAAGAGCCTCTGAGGATAATCTGGCACTATCAGTACCTGAGCTGGCCAGACCACGGGGTGCCCAATGAGCCAGGTGGTGTCCTCTGGTTCCTACAAGAGGTCAACCGCACCCAAAGCACCATTCCAGAGACTGGACCCATTGTCGTCCATTGCAG CGCGGGCATCGGCAGGACTGGCACTATTATTGTCATAGACATCCTTATTGACATTATTAACCGCCAAG GTCTCGACTGCGACATTGACATCCCTAAGACCATCCAGCGGGTACGGCAGCAGAGGTCGGGCATGGTGCAGACTGAGGCCCAGTATAAGTTCATCTACATGGCTGTGCAGCAGTACATAGACACAGTCCAGAAGAGACTGGAGGAAGAGCAG AGGAGTAAGATGAAGGAGAGAGAATATTCCAATATCAAATATCCCCAGATGACCAACTCAAGGTCCAAACCCAGCATGGCATCCTCACGCTCTTCTTCTGT GATGACAAATGATGACTCGTCAAGTGTGTACGAGAACATCAACTTCAAAAGCCCTCAGACATCTTTTAGCAGTAACACCAGGAGGTAG
- the LOC125003067 gene encoding RING finger protein 223 yields the protein MDQPAQIWHTQITPQEVAGEPQQRVSVVDQPECSICYNTYDNVFKTPKVLECTHTFCLECLSRLMAVSKEGSKERSPHLSCPFCRQPTVLPEDGPPALATSQEVLCKLPTHQQQEQPVWIDGQKLCYKSFGQDGGLGTPDTPTAFCICIDIGASKISQTAAQPRRRTLGIFRMADWKRMVLFILLLVMLAVVVLFPLQCVFTHGNIRCLRRVPPSIPTTTTLAFTSAPLSD from the coding sequence ATGGATCAGCCAGCGCAGATATGGCACACACAGATCACCCCCCAGGAAGTGGCAggagagccgcagcagagggTGTCGGTGGTGGACCAGCCGGAGTGCTCCATCTGCTACAACACCTACGACAATGTCTTCAAAACACCAAAGGTGCTGGAGTGCACCCACACCTTCTGCCTAGAGTGCCTCTCCCGCCTCATGGCAGTGTCCAAGGAGGGCAGTAAAGAAAGAAGCCCACACCTGTCCTGCCCCTTCTGCCGTCAACCCACTGTGTTGCCGGAGGACGGACCCCCGGCCCTGGCCACCAGCCAGGAGGTCCTGTGCAAGCTGCCCACTcatcagcagcaggagcagccgGTGTGGATTGATGGGCAGAAGCTGTGCTACAAAAGCTTCGGTCAGGACGGAGGCCTGGGCACGCCTGACACTCCCACGGCCTTCTGCATCTGCATTGACATTGGGGCCAGCAAGATATCGCAGACTGCAGCTCAGCCTAGGCGTCGGACTTTGGGCATATTCAGAATGGCTGACTGGAAGAGGATGGTCCTCTTCATTTTGCTCTTAGTGATGCTTGCTGTGGTTGTGCTGTTCCccctgcagtgtgtgttcaCCCATGGGAACATCCGCTGTTTAAGACGCGTGCCCCCCAGCATCCCCACCACTACTACTCTTGCCTTCACATCAGCACCTCTTTCAGATTAA
- the ptpn11b gene encoding tyrosine-protein phosphatase non-receptor type 11b isoform X2 gives MTSRRWFHPNITGIEAEQLLLTRGVHGSFLARPSKSNPGDFTLSVRRNDEVTHIKIQNSGDYYDLYGGEKFATLAELVQYYTEQQDLLRERNGHVIELKYPLNCKDPTSERWYHGHLSGRDAEKLLTDKGKAGSFLVRESQSKPGDFVLSVLTNEEKHENLDRKTKVTHVMIRYQDGKYDVGGGERFDTLADLVDHYKKNPMVEKSGIVVHLKQPFNATRINAANIENRVRELNKVADNSEKPKQGFWEEFEVLQQQECKLLYPRKEGQKPENKSKNRYKNILPFDTTRVEISEMDPDVPGSDYINANYIRSMHEDGRHVEEGKVFIATQGCLQNTVNDFWKMVYQENTHVIVMTTKEMERGRNKCVRYWPDLHTTREFGKVLVRNVDERPAQDYILRKLEVTRLDRKEPLRIIWHYQYLSWPDHGVPNEPGGVLWFLQEVNRTQSTIPETGPIVVHCSAGIGRTGTIIVIDILIDIINRQGLDCDIDIPKTIQRVRQQRSGMVQTEAQYKFIYMAVQQYIDTVQKRLEEEQRSKMKEREYSNIKYPQMTNSRSKPSMASSRSSSVMTNDDSSSVYENINFKSPQTSFSSNTRR, from the exons gCGTAACGATGAGGTGACCCACATTAAGATCCAGAACTCAGGTGACTATTATGACCTGTACGGAGGCGAGAAGTTTGCCACGCTCGCTGAGCTGGTGCAGTATTACACCGAACAACAGGATCTACTGCGCGAGAGGAACGGCCATGTCATCGAGCTCAAGTATCCACTCAACTGCAAAGACCCCACCTCTGAGAG GTGGTACCATGGACACCTCTCTGGGCGAGATGCAGAGAAACTGCTCACCGACAAAGGGAAAGCCGGCAGCTTTCTGGTACGAGAGAGCCAGAGTAAACCAGGAGACTTTGTCCTCTCAGTTCTCACCAATGAGGAGAAACATGAGAATCTGGACCGCAAGACCAAAGTCACCCATGTCATGATACGCTACCAG gacGGTAAGTACGATGTGGGCGGTGGAGAGAGGTTCGACACTCTGGCTGACCTAGTGGATCACTACAAGAAGAACCCCATGGTGGAAAAGAGTGGAATCGTAGTGCACCTCAAACAG CCCTTCAATGCCACAAGAATAAATGCTGCCAACATTGAGAACCGGGTACGAGAGCTCAACAAAGTAGCAGACAACTCTGAGAAGCCCAAACAAGGATTCTGGGAAGAATTTGAG GTACTTCAGCAGCAGGAGTGTAAACTGCTGTATCCCCGGAAAGAAGGCCAGAAGCCAGAAAACAAGAGCAAAAACAGATACAAGAATATCCTCCCCT ttgaCACAACACGTGTTGAAATCAGCGAAATGGATCCAGATGTTCCTGGTTCAGACTACATCAATGCCAACTACATCAGA AGTATGCATGAAGATGGACGGCATGTGGAGGAGGGCAAAGTCTTTATTGCCACCCAAGGGTGCCTACAGAATACAGTCAATGACTTCTGGAAGATGGTTTATCAAGAGAATACACATGTCATCGTCATGACCACAAAGGAGATGGAGCGAGGAAGG AATAAATGTGTCCGCTACTGGCCAGACCTTCACACCACTAGGGAATTTGGGAAGGTGCTGGTGAGGAACGTGGACGAACGGCCAGCACAAGACTACATCCTGAGGAAACTGGAAGTGACACGACTGGACCGG aAAGAGCCTCTGAGGATAATCTGGCACTATCAGTACCTGAGCTGGCCAGACCACGGGGTGCCCAATGAGCCAGGTGGTGTCCTCTGGTTCCTACAAGAGGTCAACCGCACCCAAAGCACCATTCCAGAGACTGGACCCATTGTCGTCCATTGCAG CGCGGGCATCGGCAGGACTGGCACTATTATTGTCATAGACATCCTTATTGACATTATTAACCGCCAAG GTCTCGACTGCGACATTGACATCCCTAAGACCATCCAGCGGGTACGGCAGCAGAGGTCGGGCATGGTGCAGACTGAGGCCCAGTATAAGTTCATCTACATGGCTGTGCAGCAGTACATAGACACAGTCCAGAAGAGACTGGAGGAAGAGCAG AGGAGTAAGATGAAGGAGAGAGAATATTCCAATATCAAATATCCCCAGATGACCAACTCAAGGTCCAAACCCAGCATGGCATCCTCACGCTCTTCTTCTGT GATGACAAATGATGACTCGTCAAGTGTGTACGAGAACATCAACTTCAAAAGCCCTCAGACATCTTTTAGCAGTAACACCAGGAGGTAG
- the ptpn11b gene encoding tyrosine-protein phosphatase non-receptor type 11b isoform X1, whose translation MTSRRWFHPNITGIEAEQLLLTRGVHGSFLARPSKSNPGDFTLSVRRNDEVTHIKIQNSGDYYDLYGGEKFATLAELVQYYTEQQDLLRERNGHVIELKYPLNCKDPTSERWYHGHLSGRDAEKLLTDKGKAGSFLVRESQSKPGDFVLSVLTNEEKHENLDRKTKVTHVMIRYQQDGKYDVGGGERFDTLADLVDHYKKNPMVEKSGIVVHLKQPFNATRINAANIENRVRELNKVADNSEKPKQGFWEEFEVLQQQECKLLYPRKEGQKPENKSKNRYKNILPFDTTRVEISEMDPDVPGSDYINANYIRSMHEDGRHVEEGKVFIATQGCLQNTVNDFWKMVYQENTHVIVMTTKEMERGRNKCVRYWPDLHTTREFGKVLVRNVDERPAQDYILRKLEVTRLDRKEPLRIIWHYQYLSWPDHGVPNEPGGVLWFLQEVNRTQSTIPETGPIVVHCSAGIGRTGTIIVIDILIDIINRQGLDCDIDIPKTIQRVRQQRSGMVQTEAQYKFIYMAVQQYIDTVQKRLEEEQRSKMKEREYSNIKYPQMTNSRSKPSMASSRSSSVMTNDDSSSVYENINFKSPQTSFSSNTRR comes from the exons gCGTAACGATGAGGTGACCCACATTAAGATCCAGAACTCAGGTGACTATTATGACCTGTACGGAGGCGAGAAGTTTGCCACGCTCGCTGAGCTGGTGCAGTATTACACCGAACAACAGGATCTACTGCGCGAGAGGAACGGCCATGTCATCGAGCTCAAGTATCCACTCAACTGCAAAGACCCCACCTCTGAGAG GTGGTACCATGGACACCTCTCTGGGCGAGATGCAGAGAAACTGCTCACCGACAAAGGGAAAGCCGGCAGCTTTCTGGTACGAGAGAGCCAGAGTAAACCAGGAGACTTTGTCCTCTCAGTTCTCACCAATGAGGAGAAACATGAGAATCTGGACCGCAAGACCAAAGTCACCCATGTCATGATACGCTACCAG caggacGGTAAGTACGATGTGGGCGGTGGAGAGAGGTTCGACACTCTGGCTGACCTAGTGGATCACTACAAGAAGAACCCCATGGTGGAAAAGAGTGGAATCGTAGTGCACCTCAAACAG CCCTTCAATGCCACAAGAATAAATGCTGCCAACATTGAGAACCGGGTACGAGAGCTCAACAAAGTAGCAGACAACTCTGAGAAGCCCAAACAAGGATTCTGGGAAGAATTTGAG GTACTTCAGCAGCAGGAGTGTAAACTGCTGTATCCCCGGAAAGAAGGCCAGAAGCCAGAAAACAAGAGCAAAAACAGATACAAGAATATCCTCCCCT ttgaCACAACACGTGTTGAAATCAGCGAAATGGATCCAGATGTTCCTGGTTCAGACTACATCAATGCCAACTACATCAGA AGTATGCATGAAGATGGACGGCATGTGGAGGAGGGCAAAGTCTTTATTGCCACCCAAGGGTGCCTACAGAATACAGTCAATGACTTCTGGAAGATGGTTTATCAAGAGAATACACATGTCATCGTCATGACCACAAAGGAGATGGAGCGAGGAAGG AATAAATGTGTCCGCTACTGGCCAGACCTTCACACCACTAGGGAATTTGGGAAGGTGCTGGTGAGGAACGTGGACGAACGGCCAGCACAAGACTACATCCTGAGGAAACTGGAAGTGACACGACTGGACCGG aAAGAGCCTCTGAGGATAATCTGGCACTATCAGTACCTGAGCTGGCCAGACCACGGGGTGCCCAATGAGCCAGGTGGTGTCCTCTGGTTCCTACAAGAGGTCAACCGCACCCAAAGCACCATTCCAGAGACTGGACCCATTGTCGTCCATTGCAG CGCGGGCATCGGCAGGACTGGCACTATTATTGTCATAGACATCCTTATTGACATTATTAACCGCCAAG GTCTCGACTGCGACATTGACATCCCTAAGACCATCCAGCGGGTACGGCAGCAGAGGTCGGGCATGGTGCAGACTGAGGCCCAGTATAAGTTCATCTACATGGCTGTGCAGCAGTACATAGACACAGTCCAGAAGAGACTGGAGGAAGAGCAG AGGAGTAAGATGAAGGAGAGAGAATATTCCAATATCAAATATCCCCAGATGACCAACTCAAGGTCCAAACCCAGCATGGCATCCTCACGCTCTTCTTCTGT GATGACAAATGATGACTCGTCAAGTGTGTACGAGAACATCAACTTCAAAAGCCCTCAGACATCTTTTAGCAGTAACACCAGGAGGTAG